Proteins from a genomic interval of Lolium perenne isolate Kyuss_39 chromosome 1, Kyuss_2.0, whole genome shotgun sequence:
- the LOC139833282 gene encoding uncharacterized mitochondrial protein AtMg00310-like produces MSGLRINFHKSEVMVLGTTDQEKQSIANMLNCKLGSFPFTYLGLPIGDKTITAVDWGPLTLRVGRRADPWMGKFMSSVARLPLVNACLSNLPLHAMGVYLLGGGIHLQLRRHWARFFWEANGLRRKYHWVRWEALCKPKSLGGIGIIDTRLMNKCLMTKWIWKLYAGEQGLWADILRNKYLRSKDLLVDSHRPGSQFWNSIQKVKSAFSQGAKHQVRNGESTRFWVDWWQGQGPLKDHYPTLFDIATDPHVTVSGCCSAEGWHIDKG; encoded by the coding sequence ATGTCTGGGCTCCGCATCAACTTCCACAAGAGTGAGGTCATGGTCCTGGGAACCACTGATCAGGAGAAACAGAGCATTGCAAACATGCTCAACTGCAAGTTGGGATCGTTTCCCTTCACCTACTTGGGCTTGCCCATTGGCGATAAGACCATAACAGCTGTGGACTGGGGTCCACTTACTCTGCGGGTTGGTAGGCGGGCGGACCCGTGGATGGGGAAATTCATGTCCTCGGTGGCCCGCCTGCCGTTGGTTAACGCTTGCCTGTCCAACCTTCCCCTCCATGCTATGGGAGTGTACCTTCTAGGGGGAGGCATTCATCTCCAGCTTAGGAGGCACTGGGCCAGGTTCTTCTGGGAGGCCAATGGTCTGAGGCGTAAGTACCACTGGGTCAGGTGGGAAGCGCTCTGCAAACCAAAGTCCTTGGGGGGAATAGGCATCATCGACACGAGGCTTATGAACAAATGTCTCATGACCAAGTGGATCTGGAAGCTATATGCTGGGGAGCAAGGGCTCTGGGCGGATATCCTCCGGAACAAATACCTTAGGTCAAAGGACCTCCTGGTAGACTCCCACAGACCGGGGTCCCAGTTCTGGAACTCCATCCAAAAAGTTAAATCTGCATTTTCGCAGGGAGCGAAACACCAAGTGCGGAATGGGGAGTCTACCCGCTTCTGGGTTGACTGGTGGCAAGGGCAGGGGCCCTTGAAAGACCACTACCCCACCCTCTTCGACATCGCGACCGACCCACACGTCACGGTGTCCGGCTGCTGCTCCGCCGAGGGATGGcatattgacaag